In the genome of Leptospira licerasiae serovar Varillal str. VAR 010, one region contains:
- a CDS encoding Lsa36 family surface (lipo)protein yields the protein MDRMAPLESIVRRYIRYTAFLILASSLYFIPVSSAEAQVTCLPPASGNNVCNLIPASTVAQFNGLEETIRKEYLNELTKSMADASVLANINSSMMGPGTVNRFQIGAGLGVAGVKKDDINIQYGDISIPKFPNVGASINPGAMVGVNLGWLLGQGPSHQPTDDEKDSGRSFLHRINIYAHGFQGNISNGDIKSLSDSTSKDLSMSGNINSFGMTVRFQIAKERYTKLDFFGFTGLSLGIGFHRKWEEINMNYHPSGSDAVKVEFGPATGKWDADVNFAYQSKVQSVPVDIRTGVRLFYILTLFAGAGISNNSGYTKLNLGVSGPLYLALDPNASGLPPEIIQQMNGNAGGTLSLRTSGSADVRTQMNYFVGGFELNILMFKVLAEAMATDDKIYSANLGIKFAL from the coding sequence ATGGATCGAATGGCTCCTTTAGAGAGTATAGTTAGGCGGTATATTCGATATACCGCCTTCCTTATCTTAGCTTCTTCCCTATATTTCATCCCGGTTTCCTCTGCAGAAGCCCAGGTAACATGCCTTCCTCCTGCTTCCGGAAACAATGTTTGTAATTTAATCCCAGCATCCACAGTAGCTCAGTTCAATGGTTTGGAAGAAACCATTCGTAAAGAATATCTAAATGAACTGACAAAATCTATGGCAGATGCGTCCGTTCTTGCAAATATCAACTCTTCCATGATGGGACCTGGAACCGTTAACAGATTCCAGATAGGAGCAGGCCTTGGAGTCGCCGGGGTCAAAAAAGACGATATTAATATCCAATACGGGGATATTTCCATCCCTAAGTTCCCGAATGTAGGAGCTTCTATCAACCCTGGAGCAATGGTAGGTGTGAACTTGGGCTGGTTACTCGGCCAGGGACCTTCTCACCAACCTACTGATGATGAAAAGGATTCAGGCAGGTCTTTCCTGCATAGGATCAATATTTATGCTCACGGCTTCCAAGGGAATATCTCTAACGGAGATATAAAATCGCTGAGCGACTCCACTTCCAAGGACTTATCCATGTCCGGGAATATAAACAGTTTTGGAATGACGGTTAGATTCCAGATCGCAAAAGAGAGATACACTAAGTTGGATTTTTTCGGATTCACTGGACTAAGTTTAGGGATCGGCTTCCACAGGAAATGGGAAGAGATCAATATGAACTATCATCCAAGCGGATCAGATGCGGTTAAAGTCGAGTTTGGCCCCGCTACTGGTAAATGGGATGCGGATGTCAACTTCGCTTATCAATCCAAGGTGCAATCTGTTCCGGTGGATATTCGGACAGGAGTTCGACTCTTCTATATCTTAACCTTATTTGCGGGTGCCGGTATTTCTAATAATAGCGGATACACCAAATTGAATCTGGGGGTGAGCGGTCCTCTTTATTTAGCTTTGGATCCAAATGCTTCCGGTCTTCCTCCTGAGATCATCCAGCAGATGAACGGTAATGCAGGAGGAACACTATCCTTAAGGACCAGTGGGTCTGCGGACGTTAGAACTCAAATGAATTACTTTGTGGGTGGCTTCGAATTGAATATATTGATGTTCAAGGTATTAGCAGAAGCTATGGCCACAGACGATAAGATATATTCTGCAAACCTAGGTATCAAGTTCGCACTTTAA